CGATTGCCACTCCCAGTCGCGCCAACCGGGGCGTTCCCTGGCTCTACGCCATCGTGCCGATCGGTCTGCTGCTGTTGACGCTAGCCATCATAGTCGCTACGGGGGCAGGAGTACCGGACAATGGTGCTCCGCCGATCGAGACGCTGGCGGTGCAGCGCGTCTGGCTCCCTGCGCAAGACGAGATCCGCATCTCGGTGATCAACGACGGGCCGGATCCCATTACGATCGCGCAGGTGGTTGTGGACGATGCCTATTGGCCGTACACGATGGACGGCGATTCAACGCTGGACCGGCGTGAAGGGGCGACGCTGACGATTCCGTATCCCTGGATCGAAGGGGAGACGCATGCGGTTACGCTGCTCAGCTCGACCGGAGTGGCGTTCCCGGCCGAGATACCGGTGGCGATCGAGAGCCCGAAGCTGGACGGACAATCGATCTGGCGTTATGGGTTGATCGGCGTGTATGTCGGGGTCATTCCGGTGGCATTGGGATTGCTCTGGTATCCGCTGTTGCGCCGGTTGGGACGCAGCAAGCTGAACTTCATTCTGGCGCTGACGGTCGGGTTGTTGCTTTTCCTGGTGATCGACATGTTCCAGGAAGCGCAGGAGATCGCGCTTGCCGCACCGGCGTCGTTCGATACGCCGGTGCTGGTACCGCTGCTGGCAGTGCTGGCCGCGGGATTGCTGATTACGCTCAGTCACTGGTTGCGCCGGCGAGGCGAACGGTTCCGGAATCAGGAGAGTGGCGGCCTCATCCTCGCGTACCAGATTGCGCTCGGTATTGGTTTGCACAATCTGGGTGAGGGACTCGCAATCGGTAGCGCGTTTGCCATTGGCGAGGCGGCCCTGGGCGTGTTCCTGATCGTTGGATTCACTCTGCATAATGTGACCGAAGGGATCGGCGTGGCGGCACCGCTGGTGGAGCATCGGCCGGCATTCCGGCATTTCGTAGCGCTGACGTTGCTGGCGGGTGGACCAGCGGTCATTGGCACCTGGATTGGCGCGTTCACATTTTCGCCGTTCTGGACCGCGGTTTTTCTGGCGATTGGCGTGGGCGCGATCGTGCAAGTGATCTACGAGGTGAGCCGGATGATCTGGCGGAGTCAGCAGCGAGCGAACGAACCGGGGCTGACTTGGACGACCTTCGGCGGTCTGACGGCCGGCATCGCAGTCATGTACGCGACGGCGCTCATCATCGCTTGACTCCCAAATCAATTCCGCGCCCGGAGACGTGAGAGTCCACACCTGGCGCGGTCCGGTGCTGTCGGTGAGCGTTCAAGCCCCGCCGGTCGCCAGCAACTCCATGTGGGCGTCTTTGATGATCGACCAGGACGATTGTAAGAACAGGCCGGCAATGATGAAAGCAACGACCAAGTCGGGCCACGGCGAGGCCAGCCAGGCGACCAGAATGGCCGCGATGACCACCGCAACATTTCCGAGCGCATCGTTGCGCGAAAAGAGCCAGACGGCCCGCGCATTGGCGTCGCCCGCACGATGGGGCAGGAGCACCAGCGCTGCCGTCACGTTGATAACGAGCGCCACCAAACCGAAAGCGCCCATCAATTCAGCTTCTGGTTGCTTCTGGACGATCACCCGGTAGATCGTCGCCCCAAGCACAGTGAGACCGAGCGCCCCCAGAAAGATTCCCTGAATAAGGGCCGAACGTGCCCGCCAGATTGGGCGCCACGCAATGGCAAGCAGTCCCAAGAACGTAATCAGTCCGTCGCCCAGAAAATCAAGCGCGTCAGCCTTCAGGGCTTGCGAGTCTGAGAGATAGCCGCCACCCGCTTCAATGAGTCCATATCCGAAATTGAGCACAACGACGATCACGAGCGCCCGTTTGTATGCGGGTGTTAGATACGATGCTGGCGGCAGTGTGTCGGATGCGTCGTCCCGCGCATCCATACGGTCGAGCCGGTACCCAAGTTCGGTTATCTCCTCCTCGAGCCTCGGAAGCGGTTCCATGCCATCGACCAACTGGAGGGTCATTACTTGGGAGGTGAGAGAAACCCGGACGCTATCGACGCCGGGAACCTTGCGAGCGGTCTTCTCGATTTTCGCCACGCAATCGGTGCAGTCCATTCCAGTAACGCGGTAGCGCACGGTCTCTGAGGTCATCCGTCGCTCCGCTCCGGCTCCGGATAGCGCGTGCAATCGTAAATGCCTTGCCCGATGTCGGCGAGTACGCGTTCAGCAAGTTCCAGCAGTTCCGCGACCCGATGGTCGATCAGGGAGTAGACCACGAACTTCCCACGCTGCTCGCGTCTGACCAACCCGCATTCGAAGAGGCAGGCGAGATGGTTCGACGTATTGGATTGACTCAGGTCTGTGGCTTCGACAATCTCGTTGACAGTCAACGGGCCGTCCCGCAAGACGTCTCAGAATAGCCAGCCGCGACGAATCCGCGAAGCCTCGAAGGCTTCGCTCGCAGCATGTTCGCGGCTGGGCTTATGGAAGTCGACAACGCGGACTCCGTTCATATCATTAATCGCTGATGTAATGATATGACACCGTGACACGTTCCGCAAAGGAATCTCGAGAATCGAGCCAACCAGCCCTTGGCGTCGGGTGTCAGCCGAGGCACGTACAGCTGGTCGACCCATTAGCCTCACCCTAGAGAGAGGGCAACGAATACGCCGGCATATGCCGCGTAGACGCGATCAAAATGGGCTCTGTACCCATAGGCTGGCCATATATCGCATTGGTGTTTGAAATTCGAGGCTGTAGCAGGTTTCAAAGATAAGCCCGGCCGATTTATTCAGCCGGGCACGTTGTTTCTAAGGTGAGGTTCTATCATTCGATGCGGACAGCGAGCCATCGCCTGCGACGAAGTGCGTTACCACGAATATCTCACGGGATCGCTCTGCGCCATCGCTGCCGACCCACGATTCGGACTTCCATTTGCCCATGGCCGTCGTTTCGGCAGCACTAGGTAAATTGTCCCGCGCGAAGACAGCGGTCTTTCTCCACGCCTGAATATTGATCCACTTCCATCGGCCGTCATCATCGACAATCTTGAGTCCAGCTTCCCAGATGGCGATGCCTTTGCGCTCCACGAATTCCGGTCGTCCGACCTTGCCCGAGAGCGTAATGTCGCCGTTGGGATGAGTGAGAGGGGAATCGGGAACGGCTTGTTCTTCCTCGTCGACCAGTTGAAGTGCCTCGGTGAGCAGCTCCCGCACACGATCAGTGCGCATGTCGTTTCCTTTCTACTCAGTGATTCAACGTCGAGATAGAGAAGGGCAGCCAACTCGGGGTGAATCCACCACACCAGTCGACTGCCCACTTGGTCCGGCAGTTTCCGAAGCAGGGGAGCGCGTGCAGCTGACCGGCCGGAATCAGCATCGGACCCGCTCGCACTTGCCTATGGGAGACCGCCACTCCGATCCAACAACAATCCAGGCCACGAATTTACGGGAACCACCAAAGCGTTGGATGAGTAACACAGGACCCAAAGTTAGGAAGGTGGGCGAATGCCCTTGTTGAGAAAGCGACGCACATCTGGAGCGTCTCCCCAGACGCCACAAGCCAGGCAGTGAAACCGCCGACCTTTGACATAGAGCGAAGGCGATCCATCGTCGTGCCAGGGACATCGGCCTGATGCTTTGAACGGTGCGTAGACCTTGAGCTCAGTCAATTGACCCAAGAGCCTAGCCAGCACCTCGAAATCCCCACAAACATGCTCAAAGGATCGTGACGTAGAGATGAGAGTGGGCATCGAACGGGTAGGGGAGCATTCCAACCGTACTGGAACAATGCTGGTCAACGCTGAAGGCAAGTCGAGCATCTCACCGGTTTTTGGTTCAACAATCGGATAGATCAACCCAGTCTTCGGGTGCCGGGTACCGATTAGTCGGACCGCGTGCACGCCGCAGTATTTTGGGTAGACCTCGATGTCGCTAAGACCAACAGACGCGGCCAGTTCAACTCCTCGGTCGTGGGCCGTTTGCCAATCGACCAGCGAATGAAATAACCACAGATGCCCACCACGACGAGATCGTTCAAGCAGCCTCGATTCGATCGGCAGAGTCATCGCTAGCTCAGCCAGGGGCGCGAATAGCGTGACGTCATCCGCGTCCAGACAAGTCCAACGAGCCATGCCCGTTCCTGATACCGCCTGAATTCCCAAATGCATGTCGCCGCCAAGCGCCTTGGTCAGCACCTCTTTGTTGAGTGGTGCTCGACGCAGGACCCATCGGTCATACCAAGTCAGATAGCAGTCGACCCGGTTGATCAGCAATCGGTAGGTGTCGTGGATGAATGACTCGGCCATAGGTGATTCATGCAGGCGATGGGGCGGATACCGGTTATTTCCAGTCTCGCTTCCGTTGCACGCTCGGACGAGCGTCCCGTGGACCGGGATCAGCCAACGGGGAAGTCAAACCCAACGCCTTGGTCATGGTTGTGACTAAGCGGTGGATATGCCCCATCGACTGCTTGAGTTGTTCAGGAGTAGCGCCGTAGACCAGCAAATAATCCGATGCGGCCGGCGCCGCAATCCCCAGAATGTTGGCCAGCACCACGGTGACGGTCTCGGCTTCAAACTCTTTCTGAGCTTGTGGCCAAGCCGCCGCCTCGGGTTGACGATGAAAGAGCGCGTGCGCCCATTCATGGAGCAGCACCAATACTTGGTTATGCGAGTCTTTAGCCGACTCCAACACAATCTGGTGTCGAGCGCGATCGTAGTAGCCTTCCGCACCGCGAATATGGTCCGTCTCGCGAACTGATACCCCGGACGCCTCCACCTTCTCCCTTATATATAGAAGCAGGTCAGCTTGAGTGTCAGGGAGTTGCGAGCGCAGCGTCGGGAGGTTGAGCGTCTCGGCGTCGATGAGGTCCTTATCGGAAAAGACGTATCCGGTTCGAAAACCAACCAGCACGCGTTCGTCTGTGCCGTTCACTTCTGATTCGGCTGCATCCTTGCGGATCACCGGACACCAGATCTGCGCGGACTTGGTGTTCTTGCGCACCTGGTGGCCAAGTTCCTGCCACCGACGATACCCAGCCACCACCTCAGCATCGGGTTTCTGCTGCATGATGAGAATGGCGTTGGCCATCGAGTAGTGATGGAATTTGGCGTAGAAGGTGAGGACCTGGCGAAAGTGATCAGTGTGACCTCGGGCCAGTTGCTCTGAGAGGTCCTGAAGGGCTTGATCAATCTTCAGCTGTAAAGGGGCAGTTTCCAGTTGATCCAGCGCGAACACACTGTCGGACATGATTCTTCCTTGCCGCAAGCTTGTCACTGAAAATGGCAGCGACGACCTGACGGCGAGCAAGACATGTGGCGACGTTCGACTGGTGCCTTCATTCTGAATTGTGGTTGTGGCAAAGGCAACAAACAGCCGAAGCGGCTGCTGCCCTGCACCCGGTGACGAACGAAGGCAGCGTGACAATAAAATGCGAGCTCTGTTGCCATGGTTGGGCGGAGCTCGCATTTCGTTGGGTTGAGTGGACTCAGTTTGATGCTAGATCGGGATTAGTGGCCACTGGTTTCCGCGAAAATGAATGTCCGGATCTGGCCAGATGAGTGAACCGTGACCTTCGAGTTGGACATCGAACCGGAGATCTACATCCGCCCAAAGCGTATCCGCCGTGTTAACGCCGGTCACAAGGGCCGTGGGCATCAGGCGGAACCCTGGCATGGGCACCCAGACTGGCCGATCCATGTTTTCCTCAAAGATCAGCACCTCGTGCGATTCGCCGTTTCCGCGAATCAGCGGTACCGGGCCAGTGGGTCCAAACCCGAATTGGAAGATGGTGTGGCGCTGATGCAACCAGCATTTCGCCCACAGATCGCCAGTGGTGAAATCTGAATTGCCGGTATACCCACGCACTCCGCCGAACAGTTCGATCGGTGCTGAGGACTGCCAGCGTCCAGATGCCGAGAACGGTATCCGTTCGGCCGACAACCCGTATCTGACCGTCACGCCGAAACTTGAGGCGAAGAAATCGCCACTGTGATGGGTGTATCCACCGGTAATGTGAAGACCGTCGGGACGCCAGTCGAACCGCATGTTATTGGGGCCATTGACCCAGGCTTCTGCATACCAGAATGAATGATCAATGGGCTGGTCGACGGTGCCGGTGCCTCCGGCGGTGTAGGTGACAAATGGATCCCACTCGCCAATTCGCACTTTGATGGCCGACAGCACCGCGTCAGATCGGGCCTGAGCGGCTTCAGTGAGTGACGCCTTTAGTGCAGGATCATGGTCAAACGGTCCAGGCTTGGCCGCTTTCTCAGCCACGCTCGGACGGGATGCCGCGATGATGGCGTTTTGTTGGACGAGATCTGCTTCCTGCTTTTCGTACTGGGCTATGAGCACTGCCGCTAGTTCAGGGTCGATGGCGTTGTAGGGATTTTGATGGATTGATTGCATGATCATCCCCTCGACTTTCACTGACTCAAACGACCGAACACTGATGTTCAATAATCCTTGAACGGGATAACCGACGTCCTCCAGTGGTCGGATCCACCATACATAAAAATTTGAGAGCCCCATTGTACGGGTGCGACTGCGAAAATATAAGTAGTTATGGAAAGAATTAGGTACCTATTTTTCACATCGCCAGAGGGCTAGGGCAGAGAAGCACAGATACTCAGCTCGCCTCCAAAACCGAACAGCGAGGTGTCGTAAATTCACCGAAGCGGGTATCTATACTTCCGAGGTGAGACAACTGACTATTTGAAGGGTGGATACGTGAAGTACGACATCATCAGTGAGAACGACGCTCCAAAACCACCGGCGAAGCAAAGTCAGAATGCGGCCGAAGCGGCCAGCATCGTGGCACAGCTGAAGAAAGGCAAGGTCGCCAAGGTCGAACCCGAAGCGCCTCAAACCATTCGTGGTCTGCGAGTCAATCTTGCTCGGGCTGCAAAGACAGCGGGAATCAAGATTCAAACGTGGGACGTTGACGGAATTCTCTACGTCAAGGCCATCTGAATCCTCTCAAGCGGAACAGTAGAAGAAACTTCGCGCGATGACGCGTGTCGAGGAATGCGAAAAGACCGCAGCTGCTTAGGATTGAGTTCCCGGCAATGGCGCAGAGTAGGGTGGAGGAGGGCAGTGGCAAGGTCTTCCGCTTAGCAAGTCAACGCTGTTTTGCTCGTGCTCCAATTGATACAAAGTCCCTTCGATCAAACGCCTGACGACCATGGCGGATCCGTCAAGTTCATCCTCCGAGGGTGGATTATCCAAATTGTGGTGAAACGAACGTAAGAGAAAGACAAAGCTAGCGCAGGCTAGACGAAGTGATCCCGATCGAAGTCGACGGGTTCGACTGCTAAATTCGTAGACGACCTCCGCCGCTTCCCCGAATCGATCGATCAAGAGATTGATATCGGTTGAGGGGGAGGTGGTCACTGGCCAGGCTCTCAAGCGAATGCGTTCACGCCGCACTGCGAGCCGGGCTGCCTCAAGACTGTGCAGCAGACCAACCAATTCGTCGCGGCAGTGCTCCTGCTCACGGTCGTGCCGTTCCCAGTTGCGCCTCAACCACAGACCGCTCACCGAGACGAGGAAGCCGAGCGCGGCCCCCAGAACAAGCGAAAGCCCATTGATGCCTTCCAAGTTGGCACATCCTCCAGATGAAGAGAATCAGAAGTAGATCATATGTTCTACTTTTGGGATTGACAACCCTGAGTCGTGGAGTGAGTCCGAAGAGCGGTATAGTTGCAATCACCACCCACATTTCATGCCGGACCAGCGTCCGAAGGACATTGTGACTTTGTGCCCCAATAGAATGGTGCGGAGAGTTGCAACCAAGGAGTGTTTAATGAACGAGGATCAAGGCCCAGTTGGACCTGTAGACCGGGCCGAGCCATCTCCACTTCCCGCAGAACTGTTCGATTGCAACCGTGACGTTGCCGTTCCCCAAACCCTACTAGTTGACGAGGTCACCGCATGGATGACCATAGGGGACATCCCACCATCGGAAGTGCAGTTGACACTCTTACCCGGTAACGCCTGTTATGCGGATCGGGTGTATCTTGCGCCGATTCCGCAGGATCAACCCTATCCGATTGCCAAGTGCGTTTACTTTGGCGTGCCCAGCGATATCGCCGTTCAATATTCGAACGGTCTCGGAAGCTCCGAAACGATCATCCCTGATTTCGCCAACGGTCGCGACGTGGTGGCCGCAGAAGCGATTTTCACTCGTTTGACGCCACCGGCAACCATCTGAGATGCCGTTTGACGAACCCTTGCGTTGCAAGTCGGTCAGAAGTTTCGTGCCCGTTAGTGCTGCCAGACGTCCGCGCGGATGGTTCCTGGCGCGAGGTCGACTGGACTGCCGGAGAGGTTGCCCAATGTGACCTTGACAGTGTTGGTTGCTGAGACGGAGCCAGAAATAGTTACGCCGTCAGGCAGCGCTTGACTGAAACCAACGCTGACTACGTCGCCCAAAGCTGCGCCGGTCACGGTCACTGTCGAGCTTGCTGCGGTTCCTGAGGCTGTACTGAGTGGATCCCAGGAGGTGGTCGCTGATAAGTGCTTGGTGATGCGAGTACCGCCTGATCCGATCGTTACGCCACCGTCAGCTACGAAAAGGTCGTCTGTTTTGAGGGTATCGGATGCTGATCTGTAAAGGTTTGTGTCCCCAACATCGATACCAAGCACTCCGCCTGGTCCTCGCATTCCGATCCCGACATCATCATTCGCATTACCATTGAATCGCGCTACGAGGTCTTCAGAAGATAGGAATGTGGCGTTCAGATTCAAGTACCCGGCTGCTCCACGACGCAGAATTACATCGCGAGATGAGCCGAAGCTAATACCGCTGGCGGCGTCGCCGTCATCAGAGCTCAACCAGAGAGAAGCGGTGGCGGCATCATCAATACGGACGCCATAACCGTTACCAACTCCAGCGCCTTGTTGGGGAAGAACCCTGACCCCATAGGCAGTTCCGATGGATCCAACTCCTCCATCGGTCCAAGGGGCACCAATGTATAAACCATAACCATTCATCAGGCCGCCGGAGCTAGAGGGGGTTGAAACGATGTTGCCCGTGAACGCGCTGGCATTGTTGACGGTACCTGCGCCGCTCGAGCCCACCAGTCCAACCTCGGAAGAAAACCCGCCAACCCACTCGTAAGTAATGCCTGAAGGCTGCGAGGCGTAATTCACCGTCCGAGAGGCAATTAGAGCACCAGTGTGGTCAGCCGATGAGTTGACGCCCATGGTTACTAGCATTCCGTTTGCCGACTGCGCGGATGTCGTATTCCAAGTGGGTTGTCGTGTGATCTCAAAGCCCGAGCTGATGGTTGAAAGATCAAAGTTGCCAGATAGGGCCAATTGCCCGGTGGTGCGTGGAGTGATGGTAAGTCCGCCAGTGCTCCCAGTAGTGAATGAGACATAGTTGCTGGCGTCGTAGCCCAAACGCAATTGCTCAGTGGTCGATTCGACATGGAGTCGGCTTGATGGAGAAACTGTTCCGATGCCTACATTGCCAAAGGCCCCGGCTCCATTTGTATTGAGCGCTAGAGCCCTCATAGTCGAGTTATCGCCGGTACCAATGTATGCATATCGACTGGAACCAGTAGCCGAAGGATGGGTGCCTAGTGTGAGCCGCAGCGGTCCCAGAGTGCCATCGTCGCCACCGCTAATACGCAATTGTGGAACTGAGGAGTCATTGGCGATGCCTGTGTTGGCTACGTCGAGCTGCACTCCAGGATTGTTGGTTCCGATACCAATGCTTCCGGAAACAATCAGACCGTTGGTCGGTGCCGCATTGACACCCGCATAGCCGCCAATTGCTACTCCACCAGCCACATCTAATCTGTTCTGGGGAGTAACAGTGCCAATGCCGATTTTTCCACTGTCGTCCATTACCAGACGTGTGGAACTGGCAGTTGCGTCGTAAATACTTAGGCCCGTTTGGCTGACATCAGTGATACCGGATACCAGATCAAAAATCCGACCAGATGCCCCAGTATTTGATATACGAACACGCGAGACGGCCTGATCACCGCCCTCAACGGTCAACCTAGGTGCTCCTGGGCTACTTGTGCCAATTCCAATTCCCCCGGTAACTGGGTTGATCACCAATCGATCGTTTGAACCCAGGGAGCTACCAAAGGAGATTTTGAATTTGCTGCTGTCTGATTGGTCAAGGCCCACAGACCAGCTCGTGCCGCCGTTCACTTCGTAAATCGACGATGCATCACCGGTGGACACTGCCAAGGATCTAAAGGCCGCTACGCCGGTCCCACTGTTATATAGACTGATCAATCCTTGAGTGCTGGTATTGACACTGACCCTGAGCCCTTCCAGATATGGAATTGATGTGTTGTTTCCGGTGATAGTGAACAGAGGATTCCCGTCAGCGCTGGAATAACCATTGCTTTGGAAGGCTGCGATGATGCCTGGCACGCTACTGAATACGTTGAGTCGAGTGCCTCCCATAGCCAGATTTCCGATGTTGAGTTTCTGATAGGTGTTATCCCAAACGAGCCCCGGACTGGCTACTTGAGCAACTTGACCTGTGGCATCGGTATAGAGCAGGCCACCGTTTTGGGTGAAACTGTCAAATCTCACCGTGGTCCTTGCTCGGAAAGATCCATCTACATCCAGTTTGGTACTAGGGCTAGTCGTTCCGATACCAACGTTACCGGTGCTTGGTTGGATGACTACGTTGCCACTCCCGTGAATGACCAACGGCAGACCCGCATTCGAGAAAATCTGTGGCCCATAGGTTCCGCTGCCGCCGCCTTCGTCACGCAGCAAGATTCGTTGCGCGGCCGTTGAACCAAAGCTCGCAATGGTGGCCCCGTCACTAGCGGTTCCTTTGATCACAGTCAGCCGTGCACTTGGAGCGTTCGTTCCAATCCCCACATTAGTTCCGTCGTCAAAAAGGAGAGAGCTACCGATGGCGCCAGTGCCGGTGAACTTGGCTAGATAGTTGGTGGTGCCGTTGCCAATGATGCCTAGTGAGGAACAATTCCCAGATGTACGGCACACCGTTCC
The genomic region above belongs to Thermomicrobiales bacterium and contains:
- a CDS encoding cation transporter gives rise to the protein MTSETVRYRVTGMDCTDCVAKIEKTARKVPGVDSVRVSLTSQVMTLQLVDGMEPLPRLEEEITELGYRLDRMDARDDASDTLPPASYLTPAYKRALVIVVVLNFGYGLIEAGGGYLSDSQALKADALDFLGDGLITFLGLLAIAWRPIWRARSALIQGIFLGALGLTVLGATIYRVIVQKQPEAELMGAFGLVALVINVTAALVLLPHRAGDANARAVWLFSRNDALGNVAVVIAAILVAWLASPWPDLVVAFIIAGLFLQSSWSIIKDAHMELLATGGA
- a CDS encoding ZIP family metal transporter, producing the protein MSSESIATPSRANRGVPWLYAIVPIGLLLLTLAIIVATGAGVPDNGAPPIETLAVQRVWLPAQDEIRISVINDGPDPITIAQVVVDDAYWPYTMDGDSTLDRREGATLTIPYPWIEGETHAVTLLSSTGVAFPAEIPVAIESPKLDGQSIWRYGLIGVYVGVIPVALGLLWYPLLRRLGRSKLNFILALTVGLLLFLVIDMFQEAQEIALAAPASFDTPVLVPLLAVLAAGLLITLSHWLRRRGERFRNQESGGLILAYQIALGIGLHNLGEGLAIGSAFAIGEAALGVFLIVGFTLHNVTEGIGVAAPLVEHRPAFRHFVALTLLAGGPAVIGTWIGAFTFSPFWTAVFLAIGVGAIVQVIYEVSRMIWRSQQRANEPGLTWTTFGGLTAGIAVMYATALIIA
- a CDS encoding metalloregulator ArsR/SmtB family transcription factor gives rise to the protein MTVNEIVEATDLSQSNTSNHLACLFECGLVRREQRGKFVVYSLIDHRVAELLELAERVLADIGQGIYDCTRYPEPERSDG
- a CDS encoding ArdC family protein; translation: MSDSVFALDQLETAPLQLKIDQALQDLSEQLARGHTDHFRQVLTFYAKFHHYSMANAILIMQQKPDAEVVAGYRRWQELGHQVRKNTKSAQIWCPVIRKDAAESEVNGTDERVLVGFRTGYVFSDKDLIDAETLNLPTLRSQLPDTQADLLLYIREKVEASGVSVRETDHIRGAEGYYDRARHQIVLESAKDSHNQVLVLLHEWAHALFHRQPEAAAWPQAQKEFEAETVTVVLANILGIAAPAASDYLLVYGATPEQLKQSMGHIHRLVTTMTKALGLTSPLADPGPRDARPSVQRKRDWK